Within Sorangiineae bacterium MSr11367, the genomic segment TCGCGCGATGAATTGACGCGGACCTGTCACCCGCCGGCCCTACGGCCGTGCCCGTCTCCGCGGGGACGACGGCGTGCGTCAGATCCGCGCGCAGCTTCATCTGGACACGGGCGTGCCTTTTCGCCAAGCTCCCGCGCCATGAGCAAGTCTGTCGTGCTGATTACTGGTGTCAACGGTGAAATCGGACGGTCCCTGTTGCGGCGATTGAGCCAACAAGATCGCTACAAGGTCGTGTCCCTGGACCTGTCGCCGCTCCCGGAAACGTACCGCGAGCTCACCCACGAAGCCTACTCCGGCAACATCATGGATAGGTACTTGCTCGATCAAATTGCCGCCCACCACGAAATCAAGGTGGTGTTCCACCTCGCGGCGCTGCTCTCCACCCGCGGCGAGCGCGATCCGGAGCTTGCTCATCAGGTCAACGTCGAGGGTACCCTCAACCTTCTTCGTATGAGCCAAAACCAATCGAGCCGATTGGGGGAATCGGTCCGCTTTCTTTTCCCCAGCTCCATCGCCGTATACGGCATTCCGGATCTCGGTACGAAGAAGACCGTGGGCCGCATCTCCGAGGAACACTGGAACTTGCCCATTACGATGTACGGCTGCAACAAGCTGTATTGCGAGCATCTGGGCCGGTACTTCACGAATTACTCACGGCAATTGGGCGCGCTGGCCTCGGCAACCCGTATGGACTTCCGCGCCATCCGTTTCCCGGGCTTGATCTCGGCCGAGACCATCCCCACCGGCGGTACGAGCGATTTCGGCCCCGAGATGATCCACGCCGCCGCGCAGGGTCAGCCGTACAAGTGCTTCGTCGGACCGGAGGCCCGGATCCCCTTCATGACGATGCCCGATGCCACGGACGCGCTCATTCAATTGCTGGAAGCCGATCGCGAGAACCTCTCGCAAGCCGTGTACAATGTTTCCGGCTTCAGCGCCTCCGCCGAAGAGATTGCAGGCGCGGTCCGCAAGCACTTCCCCAATGCCGATCTTTCGTACGAGCTCGATCCGGTCCGCTCCAAGATCGTCGATTCGTGGCCTGAGGACGTCGACGATTCCCTCGCCCGCAACGATTGGGGATTCAGCCCCAAATACGACTTCCAGCGGTCGTTCGATCAGTACCTAATCCCCACGATCCGTTCGCTGTACAGCAAGCGGCAGCTGGCGTAGCCACCCGCCGAACACGAGGGGGGCGAGCCCATACGGCTCGCCCTGCACCCCCTCGCGTCAGGCGCCGGCCGCCGCGCCGTACAAAACGTCGCCCATGCGAGATCTCTCCCCGGTGACGTGCGCGCGAATCGATGCGAGGTATTCATCACGGCCAATGCGGCCATCGCGGTCGGCGTCCAATGCATCGAAGGCGGCGTCCGCGTAGCTGACCGGGTTGCGAAGCGTTTCTCGCAACATGGTGAACTCCGCGCGATTCAATTTGCCGTCGCGGTCGGTATCGGCGAGGTCGAACAGGGCTCCCAGCGCGTCTCTGCACACGCTGTCGAATGCAGGGCCGCCTGCCCATGCATCGTATTCGTCGAAGGTCACCCCGCCGTCACGGTTTGCATCCATCGAGTCCCAAACCCGCTCGGCCGCTGCGCGTGCGACGACGGCGAGCGGATCATCCTTTTGGCGTCCCGTAGCGTGGGTCACGTGATCGGTCCGCGCGAGGTATTCTTGCTTCGAAATGATCCCATCGCCATCCGCATCGAGCATGGCGAAGACGCGTCCCTTGGCGGTCGTGTAGTTCATCGGAGTATTTCTCCCGGTTGGATATCGAGTTGGGAGGCTTATATCGAACTACGACGAGCGTGGATAGCAAGAACGAATATGGAGTCGCTCGAACATCCGAATCGATATCCGATTTTGCGTAGAGCTGCCGTCCGAACAATTGGAAAGTGGGAGTACGTCGGCCCAGCTCCAGCCATCGACTATTTCGAACTGCGAACGCGAGAAACTCGATAAATCGATTTCCAAGAAACCGTTCGTTGGTTCATTCCAAACGTAGCTTGGTGCTTCATGTTCGAGCGAGGGTGGGGTAGGACAAGGGGCTCGCAGACGCGGCATTGGCGGAAGAAGGCGCGGCAGGACGGCTCCCGCCATGCGATCCGGGCGAACGGCGGGTGTTCGCGGAGCACGACGTTCCACCATCGACTGACCGCCGCGTACGAAAGCCGGACAGGCTGCGCGCAGCCATTTGCCCGAGAAAGCTCGTCGGGCTTGACGAGCCCTATCGCCTTGGGCAGCATCGGCGCCACGACTTGCTCGTAGACGCTCGCTCGCGAATGCAGTACTGCAAGCGCTGATGCCTACCGCCGGCCTGCGAGCTGCTATTCATGACCTCGTCGAAGACCTTACCGAGCACGTGCTCGAGGCTCTGCGCAGGGCTTCGATCGAGCACCTGGAACAAGGGAAGGGTGCCGCCCCGTCGCGTCGGGGGGCTCCACGGACCCGCCCGGCGCCGCCGCGACGCGCGCCCAAACGTGCGGTGCGTAGCGCAGTGGCCGATGACGCCGATACGAAATTCGACGCCATGTTGGACCTTTTGAGCGAGGCCCCCAATGGCCTGCGTTCCGAGCAGCTCCGCGAGGCCTTGAGCATCGAGAAGATCCCATTCCGCGCGCTCGTAAAAGCAGGATTCGATACGGATTTGATCTACAGCACCGGCGAGAAGCGCTCGACCACGTTCTTCGCAAAGTGAAGAACTGACGTTCGGCACGGGCCTCGACGAGGGGGGCGCTCGAATCGACTCGTATTCGCGGTAATTGTTAGTGAGGCCGGTTGCTCGGGCGTCGCGAGACGTTCGTTACGACCGGGGGCATCGAATTCCGATCGGCTGGCGCGCGCAACGGCAGTGTTGCTGCCATCCACTCGTGAGGGAAAATTCGAATGGAACACGCGTTGCGCGCGCCCGTCGAGCTCGAGCGCGCGTCGCGCTCGACGATATCGTACGATACAGGGGGGCAGGCGCCCCTTGCATCGGGCACGGACATCGTTCGAGCGCGCTGCGATTCGGAAAGATGCCATGAGCCAGCGCGCGACAGACCTCAAGGACACGCTACCCGGGGCCACGGAGAGCGCCACACGCGCGCGTGCGGCCGCCACGCCGATGTTTCTCAAAGTGGGCGACGTGGTCGAGGAGCGCTACCGCATCGAGGAGCTCTTGGGGATTGGTGGCACCGCCCGTGTCTGGTCGGCGCACGATGCCGTCGAAGGGCGGCCCATCGCCTTCAAGGAAATCGAGGTCATCCCCGGCTCCCGCCCGGACGATATCGAAGAAAGTGCGCTCATGTTCCGTCGCGAATTCTTCGCGATGAGGAAACTTCAGCATCCGTTCACGCTGAAGGTCTACGACTGCGGAATCCTCCCTTCGGGCAATCGCTACATCACCATGGAGAGGGTCGACGGCGTCGACGTCCACGCGGCGGTTCGAGAGCGGCCGCTCGATTCCGACGAGGCGTTCAATCTCCTGATGCGCCTTGCTCAGACCCTCGCTTTCATCCACGCGCGCCTTTTCGTGCATTGCGATATCAAGGCGGACAACGTTCGCATGCTCTCGAACGGGAACATCAAGCTGATGGACTTCGGCCTGATGCACCAACTCGGAACCCCAACGCGCGGGCGTCTTTGGGGAACGGCCGCGTACATCGCTCCCGAATGGCTCGCGGGCGGCGCCATCGACGGACGGGCCGATCTGTACTCGCTCGGTGTGTTGGGCTTCTTCGCGGCGACCGGGCAGCATCCGTTCCACGGCGCCACCGTCCAAGAGATTCTGCGCGCGCATCGCGAGGAGGCACCGCCCGCCCCTTCGTCGCTCGTGCCATCGATCCATCCGGAGCTCGAGGCCATTCTTCTGCGCCTTTTGGCCAAGGAGCCCGCCGATCGCTTTCCCACCGCCAACGCGTTGATGGCCGCTCTCTCGCAAGTCAGCGAGAGCATTCCCTCCGAGGAGCCGCTCGCGGCACGTGCCAGCTACCTCCATGTGCCGACCGTCGTCGGGCGGAAGCGCGAAACCGCTCGGCTCGAAGAGGTCCTCGCCGAAGCCGAACGAGGCGATGCCCGCGCCCTGTTCGTCGCAGCGCCCGCCGGCGTGGGCAAATCGCGACTGCTGTCCGAGTTGGAGCTTCACGCCAAGCTTTCCGACGTCCCATTCGCATTTGGGCAGTGCCACGCGGAAGGACTTGCGCCGCTCGCCCCGTTGAAGCGTGCGCTGCGTGCTCTTTTGCCGGTTACCCCGGCGGAGGAAATCGAGCGTATCCGCACGCCTTTGGCCACGCTGCTGCCCCCGGAGTATGCGCAGCCGCGCCAGGTGACGGCGACGGCGTCGGCGCGGGCACCGTCCGAGGAGAAGATTATCGTCTTCGAGGCCCTTTCGCAGTGGCTCGTGGCCCTGGCCAAGGTGCGCCGATTCGTCATTTGCTTGGAGGATCTGCACTGGGCGGACGACGCGACCATCGAGCACCTCAACGTCATCATCCGCGCGCTTCACGGCACGCACGGGCTGGTCTGCGGCACGTTTCGCTCCGACGAGCTGCCCGACATCTCGCCGCTCTATCACACGGTATTTGCGGGCGCGGCGACGATCATGAAGCTTCGCCCCTTGTCGCCCTCGCATTTGCGCGAATTGGTGGCCCTGGCCCTACCCGGTTTCGAGGTTCCGCGAGCCTTCGTCGCCAACTTGCATTCGGCGACCTACGGGAACGTGTTTTTCGCCACCGAGTGCTTGCGCGCTCTGGTCGAACAGGGGGCGCTGCACCGACTCGCTGGGCGGTGGTTTGCCTCCGGGGATCTCGCCCACATCGACTTGCCCAGCAGCATCGGCGAGGCGATTCGCCTTCGCCTTTCCACGCTGACGCCCGAGTCCCTCGACTTTCTGCGGTGCATCGCGCCGGCCGGCTTGGTGCTCGATATGACGCTTTTGCGCGCGGCGGCGAAGCTCGACGATGAAAAGCTGTTTGCGGCGCTCGATGGGGCCGTCGAGCGTCAGTTTTTGCAGTATTCGGGTGGCCATTACCACTTTACGCACGACACCGTTCGCCGCACGATCTACGACGCGATTCCCGAGTTGGATCGGCGCTGCTACCACGGCCGCATCGCCGAACACATCGAGCGCACGGTGGGGGATACGCCCGAAGGAGCGCGGGCTGCCGGTTACCATTTTGCCCGCTCCCTCGAACCGTCGCGTGCCATTGCTCCGCTCCTCCTCGCCTCGAAACACCTTTTGGCCCACAGTGCGATGCAGGAGGGATATCGCATTCTGAAAGAAGCCGAGGCGCTGCTCGAAAAGCATCCCAACTACCCCGATCGGGCCGAGCTTCAGGTGACGGCTTGGGGAAAACTCATCGAAGTAGGCTACAGCAGCGACACGCCAGCCTGTTATCTCTTTTCCGAGAGACTATTTTCGCATTGGGAACATAGCGTCGATCTGGAGGCCGGACGCAAAATTGTCGAAGCCAGGGCCCGAACCGCGCCCGACGAAGTCTACCGGGAGATCCCGGTTCATGCGCACATGAGCGCGGACGATGCTTTTCTCAAGCGAGCCGAATATCGAATTCTGCAAAACTTCGGATTCGCCATCATGGGGCGCCCGGCGGACGTTCGACAGGTGCTCGAAAAGGCGGATGCCGACAGCGACGAAGACTCGCCCTTTCGCGCCGCGGCCTACCTGGCCAAAGGGGCATTGACCGTCCACACCGGGCATTTCGCCAGCATCGTGGCCGAGTTGCAAGAACATCTGGCCACGCTCCGTGCGTTCCATGCCGCGAAAAGGAGCGGGCCGGCCCGACTATCGTGGGCCCTCGCCGTGGGGACGTATTTCCTGAACATCAATTTGGCGGCCATGGGCAAGGAACTCGATCCGTGCGCCAGCGAAGACGGGATGTCGATCGCTACGGAGTTCGGATTCGTCGAACTCCGTATTTATCATCTTCTCGCACGGCTCGCGCGCGGCGCCTTCACGGGGAATGCGAGGCAGTTCGTGCCGCACTACGCGGAGATGAACGATTGGATGCGGCGCCTGGGCAATCCATCCCTTCCCGAGCGCAATCTCGTTCTCAGCACGCCGCCGTATTACCTGGAACGCGGCGAGGTCGAACTCGCGAGTGCCATGGTCCGGCGCGGCACCCATCTCAGCGAAAATGTGATGCCCGGCGATATCTGGCTTCAGCTCTACGTCAGCGTCTACCGCGGTGGCCTTTTGGTGCTTTGCAAGAAGTACGACGCTGCCCACGAGATGCTCACCAAGGCGATCGCGGCGGCGCATGCTCGTGACTTTCGCATGGAGACGTTCGCGTGGGTCTATCTGTCCCGATTGAATGCCATGCGGGGCCATGGCGATGCGGCCCGTGAGGCCGCCGAGCAGGCCTTCGCGCGGGCGACCGATCCGCTTCGGGCCAATCCTTTCGATGAAATTCTGGCCCGGCGTGCCCTCGCCGCGACCCTCCCCCGCGCGGCGGGTGAGCGCGAGCTCGAGCAAGCCCGCGAGGTGGCCTACGAGTCGGGCAACGTGCTCCAACTTGGCATTTCGCTGCTGACGCTTGCCGAACGACGCGCGTCCTCCCATGCCGGAGGAGCACGTGCTCTTCTCGTTCTGGCTCAGAAGCATTTGCTCGCCGCAGAGGCCAACGTGTGGCTCGAGCATGCTGCGCAACTTCGCGACCGGTGGCGTTGAATCCGACATTCCGCGCCGAGCTGTCGGAGTCCGACTGACATCACGCGACCAATCCGTCATCGAGCACGGTGAGGTGCATTTTCCTTAATGGAACGCAGCCGCGGCGCGCACTCATCGGGGCCATGGCCGTCTCTTCGCACCCTCGTGCCTGCCGCGCATTCGGGCCGCGTGGTTCGCGGTATTCGCAATAAAGACGATTTCATGACGAACCCACCCCACGAAATGCACCCATGACCCAACGCCGATCGCAAATGGCTCCCGATCCTCGTAGATCACTTTATTTTCTTTCTCGTCGTGGACGACCGCTCGCTTCGTGGGGCAAGTGGCGTGCTGGCGCGGAACGAACGACGCCGGACACGGAGATCAGAGATGGCACACCATGGCACTTGAAACGTGCTGGTTATTCTCGACTTACGATTTTTGGAAGATACAATACCGGCTGGCTCGAGGATGGTATGTCTCGGGTCAGCGGTACGTAGATTGCTTATTTGGGTGGCTCACCCAAGGATACATGGAGATCGTCGATGGTTATTCATTCTTTGCGTTCCGCAAAGCACCTTTCACTCGTCATGCTTGCGTTGCTGGGATTGTTGACCACCGTCCAGGTAGGGTGCTCCTTGGCCGGTTCTGAAGATACGGGCGTCACGGAAGATGGCCTTGGTCGTTGCGGCTATGGCTACGGCCACTGCTACGGGTATCAGGGCAAGTAAAGTGATAGTGGCTCCGGCCACCCGCGTTTCGAAAGCGTGGTGCACCGCATTTTGGTGCACCACGCTTCTCGCGGTGGCCCCGCTTTTTGCGGGACCTTATCTTCCGTTCCTCGATCTTCCCGAGCACGTTGCGTCGATTGCGACGATGCAGGATCTGGCCGATCCGCAATCCATTGCATCACGATATTACGTCCTGGCCATCGCCCGCAGTCCGTACGTTCTCTATCATGCCGTTGGGGCGCTTCTTGCACCGATCGTGGGCAACGCCGAACGCGCAAATCTGCTTTTGCTCGTTCTGATCGGTGTGGCACTTCCCGTATCCTTTCGCAGCTTGCTTCGCGCGTTGGGACGTGACGAGCGACTTGCGCTGTTCGCACCGATGGTGTTTTGGAATCGGGCACTGCTGATCGGATTCCTCCCGTTCATCGCATCGATCCCCCTGGCTTTCTTCTCTCTCGGCCTGGTCTCACACCAAGTTCGAGCACCGCAGCGCTCACGGGCCATTCTGCTCGCGTTCTTAGCCGTAGCGCTGTTTTATTTGCATTTGAGTTCATACCTCTTCTTTTCGGTCACCGCCTTCATTTGGAGCGTTGTTCCGAGTCTCCGACGCGAGGCAGGCCGGCGTTTGGCCGACGCCATCCAGCGCATACTGTGGATGGTTCCGAGCGGGGTGACGGCGCTCGTGTGGTTCGTCTTCGGCAAGATGACCATTCACGGCGACTCGCTTGCGGACGCGGGTGAAATCGGCTCGATGAGCTTCATGCGGGCCATGCACGCGCTTCCGCTATGGTCATTCGACATCTGGTTGTCGCACGTCGACGAAGTCTGTGCCGGCATCTGGTGGGGGGCCTTCTTCGTCCTGGCCGTGACGACCTTACGGCGCGACATGAAACGCGAGCCGTCGCAGATAGCGTGGGTCCCACTTTTCGTGCCCTTTGCATGCGCGATGATCGCGTATCTGTTGACGCCGTTTCGCGTGGGTGCCGGGTCGATGCTCAACGTGCGGTTGGCACCGCTGATTGCACTCAGTGCTCTTTTGCCACTCGAGCTCGATGCCTCGCGTATCAACCTGCGGCTCTTGCCGCTCGTGGTGGGGGCGAGTCTGATCACGAGTGGGTGGGCCGGGTACGAAGTTTGGACGTATTCGCATGTCGATATGGCCGGCTTCGATGCATTGCTCGACCGAATGAAGCCTGGAACCAATGTCATGACATTGAACTTCGACGCGTCGTCGACGCGCCGGCACTGGCCCAGCCTGTATGCCGGATCCTACCACCGTGCGCGCGGCGGCGGTGTGGCGTCGTACTCCTTTGCCGAGCTCCATCACTGGCCCATTCACTACGTCGAGTCGCAGAAGCCGCCGCGTAAGCCTCTGTCGTTTTTCATCCACGCGCCATGCGTCTACCGCAATCGCGCCGATGGGGTTTATTTCGATTACGTCATCGTTCAAGGAAAAGACATCGACCCCTTCGCCGACGAACCCCCGGGGCCCGTATTCCGCAAGGTTGCCGAAACACCGCGGTTCGTTCTCTTCGAAAAGGTAAAGGGCGAAACCTTTTCCGACTGGGACACCGAAGACGAGGGCCCGTGTGTACCGCGCCACCGGGCGGAGACGGCCAGTTCGACGGAGTGAGCGTCCCCGTTGGCCGGCGGAGACAAATCGGCTGGCCTCATTCAACTGGCCGAAACGGACCATGGGCCAGCCGGAACGATGTATACTCGGCGTATACGTATGACCCTCCGAAGAACTCTTTCCATCGCGGTCGCACTGGGAAGCGCGGCATGCGGGGCCATTCTGGGTGATGTGCCCGAGGGCCGCGCGGTTGGCGAGGATGCGTCCATCCGAGACGATGCGTCCATTGGAGACGATGCGGAAACGAGCGCGCCCGAGCCGGCCGTCGAGATCTGGCGTATCGAGAACGGTGTCGTTCTCGATATGGCCATCGACGGGACGAGCGTTTTTTGGCTTCAGGGCCCACCCTCGGGAGAACAAGGGTTTGCGGTGAAGGCATGCCCGAAGAACGGCGGGGACGCTCGGACGATTGCCACCGTGCCCACCCGCCCCGAAGGGCTCGCGCTGTCGGACAAGCATGCATTTTGGAGCATTAGCCAAGATGCCCAGCACTCCGGCGGGGTCTGGCGTGCCGAGAAACAGGGAGGCCAGCCGCCAACGGCGCAGTTCATCAAGCGCGAATACGCGGGACCCATCACCGTCGCGAACGGAATCCTCATCACCGGCACGCACAAGGGGAGCATTTTCTACGACTCGCCGGAAGACGGCGAGACCCACGACCGATACAGCGGCGGGAACGTCGTGAGCATGGGCACCTCGAGCTCGGACCTGTATTGGACCTTGCAGGAGGATCGCGTGATCCTCACGATACCTACCGTACGCGGCACATGGATCGCGGGCAGGTTCGCCGAGGGCTTTTCCTCACCGCCTTCGTTCCTTTCGTTCGACAACGGCGTGCTGTACTGGGCTGTCGTCACGAACACGCGTACGACCATTTCTTCCAAGTGTGCCGCCGGCTGCGAGGCCAAGGAAATCGTCACTCCGGCGGCAGGGGTCGCGTCCCTCGCGGTGCGCAACGGCAAGCTCTATTGGGCCGCAAACGAACAGGGAGTCGCCGTTCTGCGAAGGTGCACCGACCTTTCCGCCCGCTGCGAGCCCACCAAACCGCCGGTCTGGAGCGCCGCAGGCAGCGAGATCTCCCGCATCGCGCTCGACGACACCGACGTCTATTTCGTGGTGAGGCGCGGCAACGACACGTACATCGTCAAACAGGCGCATTAATTCATCTCGAAAAGTGTGATCTACGGTGTTTCGCGCGGGCGTTGCCGTCGCACGGGTGCAACGCGACTCGAATTCATTTCGTGGCGAAATCACCGTGGTATGGCCGTGTTCGCGTTTCGGCACTGCGGTTGCAAACTGCAGAATGCATCGACAGGAGTACCAAGATGCATCCATTCGCAGAAACGAAATACCAAGTCATTAGCACCGCCTTCGCGCTGATCCTCGTTGCGTGCGGCGCCGCACCATCGATGAGCGATTCGGCGCCAGAACAGGTGGAGTCCGCGTCGACCGCGGCTCCGCTCGACGTTGCCGCGCCCGGCGAACCGGCCTTCTTTGCGGGCAGTCTCAATGGCGCCAACGAGGTGCCGAATGGGGCGGCAGCCGGCGACGAAGACCGCCGCGCCATCGCCTTCATGGAAATCCGAGGCAACGACGTATCGTTCGCCATTGAATTTCGCGGCATCGAAGGCCTCACGGCGGGCCATCTTCACCAGGGCGCCAAAGGTACCAACGGCCCCGTCAAGATTCCCTTCTTCACCACGCCCGTACCGTGCGGACAAACCTCGGTAAGCGGCACCGTTCGCGTCGACGACCCGCAGCTCCTCGACGACATCCGATCGAATCCGGGCAATTTCTATTTCAATCTTCACACCGAACCATTCCCGGATGGCGCCGTCCGCGGTCAGGTCCACGCATTGAGCAGCGCCATCGACATGAAGCGGGCGCTCAAGCAAAACTTCCGCGCGTCCGTGATCCGCGGCGCGCAGATCTACGCATGCACCGTGCAAGCCGATGGAACCTTCGCCTTCACCCAAGACAACGTGCGGGCCACCCTC encodes:
- a CDS encoding NAD-dependent epimerase/dehydratase family protein, whose translation is MSKSVVLITGVNGEIGRSLLRRLSQQDRYKVVSLDLSPLPETYRELTHEAYSGNIMDRYLLDQIAAHHEIKVVFHLAALLSTRGERDPELAHQVNVEGTLNLLRMSQNQSSRLGESVRFLFPSSIAVYGIPDLGTKKTVGRISEEHWNLPITMYGCNKLYCEHLGRYFTNYSRQLGALASATRMDFRAIRFPGLISAETIPTGGTSDFGPEMIHAAAQGQPYKCFVGPEARIPFMTMPDATDALIQLLEADRENLSQAVYNVSGFSASAEEIAGAVRKHFPNADLSYELDPVRSKIVDSWPEDVDDSLARNDWGFSPKYDFQRSFDQYLIPTIRSLYSKRQLA
- a CDS encoding EF-hand domain-containing protein — encoded protein: MNYTTAKGRVFAMLDADGDGIISKQEYLARTDHVTHATGRQKDDPLAVVARAAAERVWDSMDANRDGGVTFDEYDAWAGGPAFDSVCRDALGALFDLADTDRDGKLNRAEFTMLRETLRNPVSYADAAFDALDADRDGRIGRDEYLASIRAHVTGERSRMGDVLYGAAAGA
- a CDS encoding protein kinase — encoded protein: MSQRATDLKDTLPGATESATRARAAATPMFLKVGDVVEERYRIEELLGIGGTARVWSAHDAVEGRPIAFKEIEVIPGSRPDDIEESALMFRREFFAMRKLQHPFTLKVYDCGILPSGNRYITMERVDGVDVHAAVRERPLDSDEAFNLLMRLAQTLAFIHARLFVHCDIKADNVRMLSNGNIKLMDFGLMHQLGTPTRGRLWGTAAYIAPEWLAGGAIDGRADLYSLGVLGFFAATGQHPFHGATVQEILRAHREEAPPAPSSLVPSIHPELEAILLRLLAKEPADRFPTANALMAALSQVSESIPSEEPLAARASYLHVPTVVGRKRETARLEEVLAEAERGDARALFVAAPAGVGKSRLLSELELHAKLSDVPFAFGQCHAEGLAPLAPLKRALRALLPVTPAEEIERIRTPLATLLPPEYAQPRQVTATASARAPSEEKIIVFEALSQWLVALAKVRRFVICLEDLHWADDATIEHLNVIIRALHGTHGLVCGTFRSDELPDISPLYHTVFAGAATIMKLRPLSPSHLRELVALALPGFEVPRAFVANLHSATYGNVFFATECLRALVEQGALHRLAGRWFASGDLAHIDLPSSIGEAIRLRLSTLTPESLDFLRCIAPAGLVLDMTLLRAAAKLDDEKLFAALDGAVERQFLQYSGGHYHFTHDTVRRTIYDAIPELDRRCYHGRIAEHIERTVGDTPEGARAAGYHFARSLEPSRAIAPLLLASKHLLAHSAMQEGYRILKEAEALLEKHPNYPDRAELQVTAWGKLIEVGYSSDTPACYLFSERLFSHWEHSVDLEAGRKIVEARARTAPDEVYREIPVHAHMSADDAFLKRAEYRILQNFGFAIMGRPADVRQVLEKADADSDEDSPFRAAAYLAKGALTVHTGHFASIVAELQEHLATLRAFHAAKRSGPARLSWALAVGTYFLNINLAAMGKELDPCASEDGMSIATEFGFVELRIYHLLARLARGAFTGNARQFVPHYAEMNDWMRRLGNPSLPERNLVLSTPPYYLERGEVELASAMVRRGTHLSENVMPGDIWLQLYVSVYRGGLLVLCKKYDAAHEMLTKAIAAAHARDFRMETFAWVYLSRLNAMRGHGDAAREAAEQAFARATDPLRANPFDEILARRALAATLPRAAGERELEQAREVAYESGNVLQLGISLLTLAERRASSHAGGARALLVLAQKHLLAAEANVWLEHAAQLRDRWR
- a CDS encoding CHRD domain-containing protein — its product is MHPFAETKYQVISTAFALILVACGAAPSMSDSAPEQVESASTAAPLDVAAPGEPAFFAGSLNGANEVPNGAAAGDEDRRAIAFMEIRGNDVSFAIEFRGIEGLTAGHLHQGAKGTNGPVKIPFFTTPVPCGQTSVSGTVRVDDPQLLDDIRSNPGNFYFNLHTEPFPDGAVRGQVHALSSAIDMKRALKQNFRASVIRGAQIYACTVQADGTFAFTQDNVRATLEGGISHFFVNPGPAGPPEWRARDGSAVTGRVTARIPNGAGNIAELHLAATQVGESRGRLAGIDEILRLNTVGGVAPSGSCDPIKQPTHAAPYQADYVFIDATGPHSDP